In the genome of Astatotilapia calliptera chromosome 18, fAstCal1.2, whole genome shotgun sequence, the window TAGTTTGACATCCATCGAACATTCCGGTGTTGATGAAGTACGGGCATACAATCGTAGTTTTGACACCATCTTTCCCAGTTGCTAGCAGCTCAAGACCCACAGACTCTGCAAACCCTACTGCAGCAAATTTACTGGCACAGTAGTCTGCAGAATGAAGGTATAAGACAAAGCATTACAAAGAGATGTTCCTTAAATAAGGTTACTTCACCAATACCAGAAAGTGTATTTGTTTAGTTAAAATGATCACGTATGGGAGTATGCACTTTTACACTGATGGCTTAATAAATAATTCAGtccttaataaaaacaataaatagatTAAAGAATACGTCATGTTCTCAAGCTCCACGTGTCAAACAGGGGATTCATCCAACACATTCAACTTTAGAATTACTGAGATGCATCACATGTTTAgggaagaaaacacacctgCCAATCCATTGACTCCTATTAGtccagcagagctggcaatgcTGACAAGGTGCCCATGATTGTTGGCAATCATAGCAGGAAGGAAGGCCTTGTAGGTCtgaggggagaaagaaaaggggggggggaaaaagaccAAATCACCTGCTGTAACAGAAAAGGTCGTATTCATTCTTAAATTCTACTAAAGAATCAACTGGAGACGTTAATGCCAAATTAAATATCACAGTGTTGTCTAATCTGCTAGTAAAATCATGTGGAGACTTGTCCATGTCCTTTACTGACTGACCCAAAAGTGAGCCATGATGTTGACATCCATGGTCTTCTCAATCAGTGAATCAGGAGCATCCATGAACTTCTTTCCTGTCACAATGCCGGCGTTGTTCACTAAAATGCTGACATCACCCACCTCTCGCTTCACCTACATGAAGGAATGAAGAAAAACCATCACGTATGAATAAATATCATTTTGTAAAAAAGATACTCCAAAGTAAAATGTACAACAGCTGTAGGATATGCATGAGGAAAAGAGATTCTATGATTTCCCAAACAATCTGTGTTGTCTTGAAATTGATCTGTGATTTAGACGAAGAGCTGTTGTTGTTCTCTCAGCTGCCTCAGTGATGCACAGACATAACTCAAACATACAgcggtgtgaaaaagtgttgtctcgtcagtccacagAGTATTTTCTTAAAAGTCTTGGAGATCATCCAGATGTTTCCTGGCAAAACTGAGACGAGCATTTATGTTCCTTTCGCTCAGCAGTGGGTTTTGTCTTGGAACTGCTCTGCAGGCCATTTTTGCCAAGTTTCTTTCTTATTGTGGAGTCATGAACAGTAGCCTTAACTGAGGctagtgaggcctgcagttgttgttctggggtctttGGTGATCTCGGATGACTCCTCTCAGGAAAAGCCGGCCGACCAAAATTACCCTAAGAGAACAGCGAAGGTCCACTACAGTTTCATGCTTTTGCCATCTGTGGATgatggctctcactgtggtcCACTGGAGTCCCACAGCTTTAGAAATGGCTTCATTACCTTTTCCAGATCTCAATTAGCTTCTCATTTCTTCCTCAATGTCCTTGAATCGTGCCATGTCGTCTTGTTTTTGAGGATCTTTTTGGTTCTATTCAAAGTGACTTCTTGATTGAGAACAGGtgtggcagtaatcaggcctggaTGTGGCTAAATTGGCATTGAACTCAGCGTTACAATGCTGTGATACACCACAATGAATTTGTTATAACGGGGGGTTTGTATACCAGTATATCAGTTTAAATCAGATTTAAATCAGATCAGGGTATATCAGTTTTTCCACATGGGGCCATGTAGGTATGGATTTTTCTTCCCTCTTAAAAgccttcctgtttgtgtgtcatgtAACTAATATTTGATCATCTAATATTTGAATTTCTTTGATGAGCTCAAACAtgcaagtgtgacaaacatacaaaaaacctgAAATCAGGACGGGGCCAACAGTTTTTCACAGCGCTGCAGGCTCAGTCTACATAACATTTAGATTCACTTTTTAGTTAAATTTTAAATAGCACCAATTCATAATTCAGTTGGAGATCAAACACACACTACATTATGTTACACTGACtagaaaatatttcattatggtacacaaaataaaagcctcccAATAAAGTGATAAAACAAAGATCCTGTCAGCTTCCATCTTAGAGAAAACCTCTGACAACAAACTGAATCAAGAGAGAGTATGCAAAGAGAGAAACATGTTTGGATGGTTACAGTTACACTTAAAACGGCCCGTGGTGGCTCCTCAGCCGGAGCGGGCGTGGCCAAGGTAAAGCGATCCCACGCCTGTGACGTGGACAATGACACCACGAGTAGTAACGCCGCTAAGCAACACTACCGGGGGAGTAGTGTGAGTGTCCGTTCATTTACAGCTTCCTACACTGTATATtcattctgtttacatttttcagtgttaAATCTTCCTGTGAAACGCTGATCTAGacccaaacaaacaagacagaAGGCAGGAAGTGATGCTTGTACTCGATGGTTATTGCTGACTCATGTTTCTACACATGAAAGGACAAATCAATTATTTAACCGTACTGCTAATGTATACAGATGTGTACAAAAAGCAAAAGTCTTAATATACAACATGAATTAATTAATTGCTGAGTCAGAGAAAGGTGCATTTTAGTCtttggattatttttattattgttttggggttttttgccctAAAGAATTATACCTAAAATATGCGGAGCTTCACTTTAACGATGAGGGAAAAGCTGCTGTAGGAGCCACTGTGATTAACACGACTGCTGTCATTGCCACTTTGCACCagcatttcaaataaatgaaaagtcaACAATGCAAAGGACGGCATTACTCAAGCTGTCTGCAGctaattttaattttagtgtatcactatgtgtgtgtggctgagtGTGAGAGAGCGAGTTACTCATAAGTGCAAAAGCTCCATGTGCTGTTAAGTAGGAGAGAATTAACACATCATTAGCATTCAACGGGGTCTTAATGAGCAAACGTTTACGCAGCTCTGCTAACTCCTGCAGAAATTATGAACAACTTGTATGTCATAAATTTTTCATATGGTTTCTTATAATTGTGCAACCATAGCATCATTGTCACAagccaaaaaactgaattaaagtgAATGGATCAGACAGTGTGATAACAAAGTAAGTAACATGTTGAtccagtggttagcactgttgctgcacagcaattACGTCCTACAGTTAAAAGCACTGGCTTCCTGGGACTTTTCTGTGTAGCAgtccaggtactccagcttcacCCATCACAAATATATGGTTAGATTAGCTGCTGATTCTAAATTGTGACTATGACTCTTAATGGTCATTTctctgttagccctgcaacaagTAGAAACCTGTTTAAGGTGCGCCCCATCTTTCACCCACTAcaataggctccagccccccaaTGAACCTGAATTAGACAATGAGGGAAACCACAGATTTCTCTGAAGACTTAAAATCATTTGAATACAAAAGTTAAAAGGTCTAAAACTACTTAGACTAatataatgtatttttattttcaagccACTGAAAGTTTGGACGTTGTAATAAGCTCAGGTAGTTAACTTGTTGCACGTACACATCGATGTTAACTCAAGTCAAAAACGAAGTAGATGCCAGTTGCACTACAGGCACGTCGGTCTAATGTTCACCCAGAAACTTTACCTGGTCAGCCACTCTGTAAACTTCATTCTTGTCACTGCAGTCACAGATATAGTAGTGGACTCGACTGGCTCCATTACTTTTAGCCAGTCTAGCAGTTTCCTTCATCCCTTCCTGGTTGATATCCCACAGCACCAGCACGGTGCTATAAGCTGCAAATTCCTGAGCCATGAGACGGCCGATTCCACTACCGGCTCCTGTAATGAGCACCACCTCACCAGcaatgttcttctttttctttggcacAAAGAAGTAGATGAAAGACTCCACATTGTACCAGATGGACAAAAGGAGTACTTTGATGGTTTCCAAGAAGAAATTCATAATGAATctggaaagaaagaagagagacatcaatcaaaaacaaaacaaacgttTCCTGGTATTATGAATAAGACTGGAAATCTTGATGAAATGATTTTCCTCCAATTTTTTATACAAGTAGCTTCAGTCAGATTACAGAAACCTTTGTGTTATTCCTATGACTCTTTTTAGTTTTGTCTGTAATGAATTTAAAAGAACTTCAAAGCAAGTTGTTTTGGGGCATTATAGaattttgtgaaaaatgaatTCAGGAATAATCATAATCAAAAGGTGCACCTCAAGGCTCTGTATTAGGACCGACACCATTTCAATAATAATTTAAGAAAAAGGCTGTACCGTGACAAAACGTGGAACAAGGGATATGCTGTTAATGCTTTCTGAATGCACCGTGTATCAGCATTGATACTGGCAACTTGCAGGCAGGACCATTTAtaagtgtaaataaataatgagtACAATCAGCAAGCGCCCCTCATTTATCATACACTACCTCATTTGGAGTGCAAATCTGGTGaatgacagaaatatttggatAATATTCTCTCCCCCGATCAGTCTGGTTTCAGAAAGCAACATAGCACTGTCACAGCTTCgattaaagttttaaatgactttgtgGAAGCTTTTACTGTGTGGCACTTTTTATAGATTTGTCAAAAGCATTTGACACAGTACATCATAAGCTGTTATGTCACAGACTTTTAGATATTGGCTTTCCAGACCAAGCTACTGACTGGTTTTCAAATTATCTTTCTGATCATAAGCAGAGTGTTCACGATGCAGTCCACGATTGTTCTTGTTATCCAAGTGTCACAAAAGGTGCACCTCAAGGCTCTGTATTAGGACCGACACTATTTCAATAATAATTTAGGAAAAAGGCTGTACCGTGACAAAACGTGGAACAAGGGATGTGCTGTTAATGCTTTCTGAATGCACCGTGTATCAGCATTGATACTGGCAACTTGCAGGCAGGACCATTTAtaagtgtaaataaataatgagtACAATCAGCAAGCGCCCCTCATTTATCATACACTACCTCGTTTGGAGTGCAAATCTGACATGAGCTGCATCATAGTGCATATATAGCAAGAGAAAAGTTTTTTTGTCTTAAGTGGTGAAACAAGTTTATTTTACACAGTATTGAAGATTGAATAGCTCTCCCTCTCAGACatgcctgtgtgtctgtgcttgttCCATTGTGTGTGCTGAAGATGTGAACGCATAGCATTGCTATAACAATGACACTGTGATACGACAATCACATAAAAAGTAATACCATACCATATTATCAGCACAGCCCTAAATAATGATGTCAAACACAGCCAGGAGAAAGTATATGCACACtacctgtttttttgttgcGGCCCGTCATCCAACTGGGCCTTACTCAGACTTTATCAgaactctttgtttttaatctggTTTAATGCTCagttattgtgggtgattttaacatccatgtagatgctaaaaatgacagcctcaacatggcatttaatctgttattagactcaattggtttctctcaaaatgtaaaagaacccacccaccactttaatcacactctagatcttgttttaacatatggcatagaaactgaacatttaacagtgtttcctgaaaaccctctcctgtctgatcatttcctgataacatttacatttacaataattgattacacagcggtgaagagtagactttatcaaaatagatgtctttctgaaagcactgtaactaagtttaagaatataatccacccactgttatcatcttcaatgccctgtaccaacacagagcagagcagctatctgaacgctaccccaacagaggtcgattatcttgttaataatttcacctcctcactacgtacgactctggatactgtagctcctgtgaaaactaaggcctcaaatcagaaatacctgactccgtggtataattctcaaacacgtaccctaaagcagatgactcgtaatctggagaggaaatggcgtgtcacagatttagaggatcatcatttagcctggagaaatagtttgctgctttataagaaagccctccgcaaagccagaacatcttactattcatcactgattgaagaaaataagaacaaccccaggtttctcttcagctctgtagccaggctgacaaacagtcagagctctgttgagccaaccatccctttaacgttaactagtaatgacttcatgaacttcttcacaaataaaatttttatcattagagaaaaaattaccagtaatcatcccacagatgtaatattatctacagctactcttagtaccattgatgttaagttagactctttttctccaattgatctttctgagttaacttcaataattacttcctccaaaccatcaacgtgtcttttagaccccattcctacaaaactgctcaaagaagtcctgccattaattaattcttcgatcttaaatatgatcaacctgtctctaataatcagctatgtaccacaggccttcaagctggctgtagttaaacctttactcaaaaagcatctctagacccagcagtcttagctaattataggccaatctccaaccttcctttatatcaaacatccttgaaagagtagttgtcaaacagctaacagatcatctgcagaggtttatttgaagagtttcagtcaggtttcagagctcatcacagcacagaaacagctttagtgaaggttacaaatgatcttcttatggcctctgacagtggactcatttcTGGCATTCAGCCTAATCCTGGCCCACCTgagtagttttaaaaacatgcctGGGTTACATATTTTACATGTTAATGCCTACCTGACAAGATAGATATGGTGTTCATCGTCCAAGAAAAGATGGTGTAGTAGCAATGTATGTTAAATGTAGTTTTTCAGTGCGAATGAGGCTTTCCAAAtctttttctaaaataataTTCTCTCCCCCGATCAGTCTGGTTTCAGAAAGCAACATAGCACTGTCACAGCTTCgattaaagttttaaatgactttgtgGAAGCTTTTACTGTGTGGCACTTTTTATAGATTTGTCAAAAGCATTTGACACAGTACATCATAAGCTGTTATGTCACAGACTTTTAGATATTGGCTTTCCAGACCAAGCTACTGACTGGTTTTCAAATTATCTTTCTGATCATAAGCAGAGTGTTCATGATGCCGTCCACGATTGTTCTTGTTATCCAAGTGTCACAAAAGGTGCACCTCAAGGCTCTGTATTAGGACCGACACTATTTGCAGTTTACATTAATAATTTGGAGCAGAATGCATCTGCTGCATCTCTACGCTGATGACACTGTTGTTTACTAATCACACAAACTCAAATGCCCTGGATTTTGATCATCTACAGATTGCATTTATTATTCAGTCACATTTGTTCCATCTCAAACTCGTACTGAATGCTGGCAAAATGAAGCGCATGTTGTCTGCAAACTAAAAGAAATACCTGCCTAATTGAATTTGTGTGGTTATAAACACCTAGCTATTTTAATACATGAATGTGTCTCAAGTCAcatattaaaaattaatttaaaaaaaaaagctcagattAAAAGTAGTGTTCTTCTATAGAAATGAATCAAAAACAACTTTGCTACCACGTTCTTACCTCACGTTGATTATGATGAGATTACTTATATGAACACTCCCGTGAGCTCTTTTACAGACACTGCTTGATCATGCAGCGCTATATTTCACCATTGTactttttactctttggttaACTGGCCTCCCCTGTCCACACACAGACTAATGCATTTGGCTTGTTCGGAGTCCCAGACACTTTCCTGCACCTCCCCAGATAACATCATCCACAACGACATCTGTGCCAAGAATGTGGAGCAGGTGGCCACGATCCTGGAGTCTCTGAGGCAGGCCAGACTCACGGCCAAACCAAGTGACGGAGGAAGGTGGAGTATCTGGGGTACCACAAACCAGCAGCCATGTTCTTCACAGTGATGAGAATAAGGCcattaaaataacttttttcagCGACTGGTAATCTAACCAATTACTTTTTCTATCATTACAACGCCGTaaccgttactaacaagaaaatgcggtggGTGCGTTACTGTTTTTCAACACACAGATGCTTAAAGctgtcttcatcttactgtgAGCTAGGGAGGGTGAAACAATTGCACAAgtgctgctgattggctgaggaAGAGTAAAGTAGTCATGGTAAATCAACCAGAGGCAGGCATGGGCGGGTGCTGACATACAAACAGATATGTAGAGCGATGAGACAAAGTCATGGAGAGTCCAGATAATTCAAAGGTAGCAAACAGCTGAAGTGGAAGTGCAGAAATGATTTTTCTCTTAGAAGAGATAAAAGGCTAGTTCCCATTTACTTTAATAATAAACTCATTTTTACAACAAACAGCTGAAGATATATTTTAGTATGTTCAAGTATGTttagtaatttatattttagtagAGTTCATTAAGAGGGGATCCAAGctcttttacatatttaaactagagatggaccgatccgatattacatatcagtatcggtccgatactgacgtaaattactggatcggatatcggagagaaataaaaaatgtaatccgatccaataaatataaaaaaaaaaaaagcacctcacaaaacttgcaacacggcgtaactcagctcataaccgtagcacgtcgcagcagtgtggtcacgtgatagagcagctgtgtgtatttgcagcctcgctaccaaaccaacatttcatctccgaggaagttttcccagagagaagtaaagcaagtgtgtaagttcatctctgaatgtttgtaaagcattccagcgttaagcttaacaacctaTGGAGccactgcctcttctctctcctgctgccaCTTCAATCGTgacactgatcaatgatcagctgatcggcttttctgtggcgagtccgtctctctttgtttttgtctcactttgcagcagaaag includes:
- the LOC113011018 gene encoding epidermal retinol dehydrogenase 2 isoform X2 — protein: MNFFLETIKVLLLSIWYNVESFIYFFVPKKKKNIAGEVVLITGAGSGIGRLMAQEFAAYSTVLVLWDINQEGMKETARLAKSNGASRVHYYICDCSDKNEVYRVADQVKREVGDVSILVNNAGIVTGKKFMDAPDSLIEKTMDVNIMAHFWTYKAFLPAMIANNHGHLVSIASSAGLIGVNGLADYCASKFAAVGFAESVGLELLATGKDGVKTTIVCPYFINTGMFDGCQTKWPKLLPILNPDYVAKKIIHAVLTDQVYLLLPRSMYLIAGLKNVLQWKLRYLFGRYMELAVEIDCHKRLSAH
- the LOC113011018 gene encoding epidermal retinol dehydrogenase 2 isoform X1; its protein translation is MNFFLETIKVLLLSIWYNVESFIYFFVPKKKKNIAGEVVLITGAGSGIGRLMAQEFAAYSTVLVLWDINQEGMKETARLAKSNGASRVHYYICDCSDKNEVYRVADQVKREVGDVSILVNNAGIVTGKKFMDAPDSLIEKTMDVNIMAHFWTYKAFLPAMIANNHGHLVSIASSAGLIGVNGLADYCASKFAAVGFAESVGLELLATGKDGVKTTIVCPYFINTGMFDGCQTKWPKLLPILNPDYVAKKIIHAVLTDQVYLLLPRSMYLIAGLKNVLNMKQAIVLGQYLGAFNLMDTFRGRSRKQE